AATCTCCAGGAAGTCCTTAAGAGACAGCTTGCCTTGTTCTTTGAGGATAACATCAAGACCACAGCCCTCGATATAATCCATAACAAGATAGGGAATACCCTCTTCAGACACACCAAAATCATAGACAGTGACAATATTTGGATGCTGCAAAAGGCTTGCTGACTTCGATTCCTGGTGAAACTTCTTGACTAGCTTTTTGTCGTTAATAAATTGCGGATGCAAAAGCTTAAGCGCGACACGACGATCCATTAGCAAGTGAGTCGCCTGATAGACACGGCCCATACCACCGTGCCCAATAAATCTATCAACACGGTAGCGACCAGCAAAGGTAGTGCCCACAAACAACCGCTGATCACTTGTGGCGGGGTTTTGCAGACTGGCCTTATCGGCAATATCTCGCCCCTGCGTTACTGTCATCAGCTGCTTTTTGACATCACTCTCAGGGAAGCTCAACAATTTGCCGATTTCGGCTACAGAAAGTTTGCGCGACAAAATGTCCAATATCTCTCGTTGCTTCCCAGTCATTACTTCAGCAGTATCGCCCAGACCTTCCATTTGCCTGGCAAAAGCGGCAGCAAGTTTGAGGGCCAGCCTGGGCTCCATCCAAAAGTGCCCATCCATCACAGTAGCAATGGCTGCTGTCAATTGTTCTTGCGAAATGTCCTTGAGACAATAACCATCAGCACCAGCGCCCAGTGCATCAAAGACCGAATCATCGTCGTCCTTGAGAGTGAGCATAATCACCTTGGTGGCTGGCGAAACAGCTTTAATACGACGGCTGACTTCAATGCCATTGACACCAGGCAAACCAATATCAACCAGTGCTAAACTCGGTTTTAGCTCGATTGCCTTTAAAATGCCTGTCTCACCGTCTCCCGCCTGCCCAATTACTGCGAAGTTTTCGACTCTTTGAAAACTGAGACTGAGACCAAG
Above is a window of Candidatus Obscuribacter sp. DNA encoding:
- a CDS encoding protein kinase; this encodes MKGEPVSILIVEDQELIRLGLSLSFQRVENFAVIGQAGDGETGILKAIELKPSLALVDIGLPGVNGIEVSRRIKAVSPATKVIMLTLKDDDDSVFDALGAGADGYCLKDISQEQLTAAIATVMDGHFWMEPRLALKLAAAFARQMEGLGDTAEVMTGKQREILDILSRKLSVAEIGKLLSFPESDVKKQLMTVTQGRDIADKASLQNPATSDQRLFVGTTFAGRYRVDRFIGHGGMGRVYQATHLLMDRRVALKLLHPQFINDKKLVKKFHQESKSASLLQHPNIVTVYDFGVSEEGIPYLVMDYIEGCGLDVILKEQGKLSLKDFLEIFIPVCEGLAEAHEHGIVHCDLKPSNIVVERSSKGLKVKIVDFGLARIQPQGVGIQFQATDAFEIVGSPLYMSPEQCRGKHLDYRTDIYSLGCVMFELLTGRPIFDGATPMLIFMKQVEEKPLALTKELLGYEPPAVLSYVVAKSLEKNPDDRIQSVSELLSVLKGLQA